Sequence from the Argentina anserina chromosome 7, drPotAnse1.1, whole genome shotgun sequence genome:
TAGTATGTTTCAAATCGTTTCTGtcgcctttttttttctccccgCCAGCACATTAATCTTTCATACTGCTTCTTAATAAAGCTTGGAATGTCCCTCCTTTTAATTTGGTATTTGCTTGATTTACTTTCGTACTTTTGTTCATCTGTCTGTGGTAAATTTTTTCTATTGGTTTTAATGCTTAGAGTGGATTTCAAGTCAAGTTCAGATTGGTGTTAAAAAAACTGTTAATTGCGATCGGAATCTGTTTATATTTCTAGTTGATATTGGTGTGTAAAAATCTGATGTATATCATGTCTAGAAGACCATTAAGCTGAATTCCATTCATATATGGCTATGACACTATTATGTTAATGTGGAGATGGATTAGTGTTGGGTTTTCTACTGACTTTGTGCATGAGCTATTAATCTGTATTGTCCTTGTAGGTTTCAATGGCTGGAAGGAGTGAGATGAGATCTAGTCTTCACGCGCTCAATGCGGTGATGTTTGAATGCAACAAGAAACTTGCTAAGAACGACCTTTTGGAGGTGGAAAAGCACCTGGCTAGAACTCCATTTTGgagtattataaaaaaatgccAGCTGCTCACCCCGGCACAGTGTCGTAAAAAAGACTCGGATTTTCAGCTGATGATTGGGCTATacaaggaggaggagagaggtTTCCTGTTTCCTAATGGATCCTTGCATAGGATCAAGGAGCAGCAGGTGGTCGATATCCTCGGGCTGAACCTGGAAGGGGAGATATATAACCTCAGTTCTCACTCCACTAGACCAGGAAACAACTTGTTGATCGATGATTGCTTTCCTAATGAGAAGAGTCTGCATGTAGCAGAGGTGAAGTCTGCCCTTACTAATGCTTTGGAGACAGATCCCGTAAATCACTATAGGATTGCCTGTCTTATAGTGATGTTTCTGTTTGCGACGTTTCTTTTCTGTGAAACGGGATCCGGTTTGAAGTGGAGTTTAGTTGCAGCATGTACTGACTTGGAAGAAATGTCAAAATATTCTTGGGGGAAAATGACATTAGAGTATTTGCTTGCTCAGCTAGGCAAGCACGCGAAGGACAAGGACACTAAGGACATGGGCACAAGGAGTGAAACCCAGAAGGTCGCTGTATCTGGATGTATGCCCCTAGTCATGGTAAGGACTAGAGATGTGTGAATAATATCAATTTTTTCTACTAATCAATTACTTGTTTCTTTCATTGGTTTCAGTATTGGTTGGTAAGGACTAGAAATTTGTGAATAATATCAATTTTTTCAACTAATTAATTACTTGTTTCTTTCATTGGTTTCAGTAATGGTTGGTAAGGACTAGAACTTTGTGAATAGTATCAATTTTTTCAACTAATTAATTACTTGTTTCTTTCATTGGTTTCAGTATTGGTTGGCTGaccaaatacaaattcaggATGCTGCTATTGCGAAACATAAAGATCAAACACCAACTTTTGTGAGATGGCAGCTGAACAAGCTGCATTTAGAGAAGCTATCTAATGAGCAGATAGAGGTAAAGAAAGGAAAACAGAAAATCGAATTGACTGTTTAAATTTGTTCTAGTATAACATTGTTGATTCTTTGTCTAATTAAATGCAGGGAATGTTTCCCCACATAACAGAAGATGTGTCTGAGGTAGACTTTCTAACTCCAACTTTTGGGAATTGGCTCAGTTCTTCGTATGTTTTTAGTAGCTTTCTGGCTTAAGTTTAGCAACTTTCTTTGCTTGATTTTCGCTAATTGATTCTAGTATCTGTTAGGCTGCACCGCCAGAGAAGAGCTTAGAAGCAGAGTTGGCAAAGCTGAGTATTGAAACGGTACAAAAAAATGACGAGACCAATCTGGTTGGTGGAGTAGACAACCAGGTATTTTGTTGgcaaaaatatatcaaatgttATCCATTCAGTATCATGTTAATTCAAGGGATAGAAAATCACCTTGGGCTGTGGTGTGATATTTTATGTAGGTCTTGGACAATCTCAGAAATAAGATAGAGCATGCTACTGAGGAGTTGAAAGGATTGAATGAAACTATACTGAAGAAAACCATATCCGCCTGCGACAAAACGAAAGAAAATAAGGTAATCCTTTCGAAATATGAATCTGGTGCAGGAATGTTTATTTTCCCCTTGTTTTTGGGAacaaaatagagaaatataTCCAACGTGATTTTTCTCTGCAGATTGTTTCACTGGAGCGAGAGAACAAAGTTCTTAAAAAGATGCTCGAAGGAGCTAATCAAGAATTAGAACTTCTGAGGTCAACCCTTGAggtaataattttattttgttttcttgcttGGATGTAATTTGCTTTGactttttttgaatttgaggatTCTTTATAATTAATATGTTTGATTTCAGGACGTGAGTAAAGAGAAGGAATTCCTAAAGACCCTGGCTGCAACGGCAGAAAGTTGGAAGTTTTGGGATAACAATTTGTATACTGCTATAACCTAATGGAGATCAAAGTTTGAGGGAAGGAATTGCATTGCATATGAGAGGTGGCTAAGGCAATTCTCTGTTGCTTAAGAATGGTTCTGTAACTGTACTTTTAGCTTTTGGATCATGTATATactcttctctttttctttccaaaCATTTAATTGTCTaccccttttcttttctcaaccATTTTCTCAGGAacacaaaaaaatttaatcaaaCTCTGATTCAAGAAATACAGAAGTGTATTAGTTTCGTGTATGTATGCTATACCTTAAGCATACAAAAATCGGTGTCTATTACTTTTCAATCAGAACCTTTTAGAAGAATTGCCACCACAAGAACCAGCAACCGAACAATAGAACCGAAAGAGATCTCGGCTCTGGTACCAAGTCAAACAGAACCTAGAGACTTGGGAAATCGTTGTGTTACTTGTGTATTACTCTTCAGCCTTCACCCACAATAGGGTTGATATACAAGATACAAAGAGACATTAGGAAACTAACTAACTGAGAATATTCCTAACAATAATACAaatattacaatttctacaacTCTCTGATACTATGTGTATAACTCACGCTAACACAAATAAACTAACTAAACATGATATTTTGTAAAAGAGATATGGATTTGAAGTAGagggaagagaaaaaaaaacttggggACTAGTAAAATGGAGAGGTGTCTTATTCATCTCATCCATGAGGTTTATATAGGATATGAGTACCTCATGGATACACAAGGCAACAATTAAGTAGATACATTAAACAAAAGGGTTGTTATATAAATTTGAATAATAAGCCAATATCAttctatcgtgagtatcttttcaatttctatttgagtatcttttacattctcgtttgagtatctttctgtgtggttttctgatgcaagtttcttttgaatttgagaatgtttccaatgtggacgtgtgtttctttcaaacttagtatctttttatcgtgagtatcttttcaattcctatctgagtgtcttttcaattctcgtttgagtatctttctgaatggctttctgatgcgagtttctattgaatttgagagttttgcaagtgtgggcgtgtgtttctttcaaactgagtatctttctatcgtttgagtatctttactattccaatttgtgtatcttttcaattctcgtttgagtatctttctgtatagctttctgatgcgagtttcttttgaatttgacagtgtttctagtgtggacgtgtgtttcttccaaactgagtgtctttctatcgtgagtatttttttaattcctatttgagtctcttttcaattcccgtttgagtatatttttgtGATACTTTTTAATGCGAGtgtcttttgatttctgaCTGTCTTCACAGTGTGCGCGTGTATTTTTTTAAAGTGAGTATAGttctatcgtgagtatcttttcaattcctatttgagtatctcttcaattctcgtttgagtatctttatgtgtggctttctgatgcaagtttcttttgaatttgagaatgtttgcagtatgggcgtgtgtttcgttcaaagtgagtatctttctatcgtgagtagcttttcaattctcatttaagtatctttttctgtggctttctgatgcgattttattttgaatttgagagtgtttccagtatgagcgtgtgtttctttcaaagtgagtatctttatatcgtgagtatcttttcagttcctatttgagtacctttataATTCTCGTTCAAGTATCTTTTTGTGTGGCTTTCTGAGATGaggttcttttgaatttgatagagTTACCAGTGTGCgcatgtgtttgtttcaaacagagtatctttctatcgtcagtatcttttcagttctaatttaagtatcttttcaattctcgtttgagtatctttctgtgtggTTTTTGATCCGaggttcttttgaatttgacagtgtttcctgtgtgcgcatgtgtttgtttcaaacagactatgtttctatcgtgagtatctttacaattcctatttgaatatcttttcaaatctcgtttgagtatctttctgtgatgctctcttatgcgagtttctttggaatttgagagtgttttcagtgtgggcgagtgtttctttgaaaatgagtatctttctatcgtgagtatcttttcaattcctatttgagtatgttatcaattctcgtttgagtatctttttgtgtgactttctgatgcgagtttcttttgaatttgaacatgtttccagtatgggcgtgtatttctttgaaagtgagtatctttttatcgtgaatatcttttcatttcctctttaagtatcttttcatttctcgtttgagtattaaTCTGTTCGGcattctgaagcgagtttctgttgaatttgagagtgtttccaatgtgggcgtgtgtttctttcaaacttagtatcttttcatcgtgagtatcttttcaattcctatttgagtatcttttcaattctcgtttgagtatctttctgtacgccattttcatgcgagtttctattgaatttgagagtgtttccaatgtgggcgtgtgtttctttcaaacttagtatctttttatcttgagtatcttttcaattcctatttgaatatcttttcaattctcgtttgagtatctttctgtacgccattttgatgcgagtttctattgaatttgagaatgtttccagtgtgggcgtgtgtctctttcaaacttagtatctttctgtcatgAGTATCTTGTctattcctatttgagtatcttttccattcccGTTTGTGTATTTTTCTGTGATGCtctctgatgtgagtttcttttgaatttaagagtgttttcagtgtcggcgtgtgtttttttcaaaatgagtatctttctatcgtgagtatcttttcaattcttgttggattatcttttcaaatcttgtttgagtatctttctgtgatgtACTCAgatgtgagttttttttttaaatttgagtgttttcagtgtcggcgtgtgtttctttcaaactgagtatctttctatagtgagtatcttttaaattcctatttgagtatcattgcaattcacattagagtatctttaagtacggctttctaatgcgagtttcttttgaattcagtgagtgtttccagtgtgagcgtgtgtttctttcaaaa
This genomic interval carries:
- the LOC126801746 gene encoding uncharacterized protein LOC126801746 isoform X3, producing the protein MAGRSEMRSSLHALNAVMFECNKKLAKNDLLEVEKHLARTPFWSIIKKCQLLTPAQCRKKDSDFQLMIGLYKEEERGFLFPNGSLHRIKEQQVVDILGLNLEGEIYNLSSHSTRPGNNLLIDDCFPNEKSLHVAEVKSALTNALETDPVNHYRIACLIVMFLFATFLFCETGSGLKWSLVAACTDLEEMSKYSWGKMTLEYLLAQLGKHAKDKDTKDMGTRSETQKVAVSGCMPLVMYWLADQIQIQDAAIAKHKDQTPTFVRWQLNKLHLEKLSNEQIEGMFPHITEDVSEAAPPEKSLEAELAKLSIETVQKNDETNLVGGVDNQVLDNLRNKIEHATEELKGLNETILKKTISACDKTKENKIVSLERENKVLKKMLEGANQELELLRSTLEDVSKEKEFLKTLAATAESWKFWDNNLYTAIT
- the LOC126801746 gene encoding uncharacterized protein LOC126801746 isoform X2; protein product: MAGRSEMRSSLHALNAVMFECNKKLAKNDLLEVEKHLARTPFWSIIKKCQLLTPAQCRKKDSDFQLMIGLYKEEERGFLFPNGSLHRIKEQQVVDILGLNLEGEIYNLSSHSTRPGNNLLIDDCFPNEKSLHVAEVKSALTNALETDPVNHYRIACLIVMFLFATFLFCETGSGLKWSLVAACTDLEEMSKYSWGKMTLEYLLAQLGKHAKDKDTKDMGTRSETQKVAVSGCMPLVMYWLADQIQIQDAAIAKHKDQTPTFVRWQLNKLHLDKLTNEQIEGMFPHITEDVSEAAPPEKSLEAELAKLSIETVQKNDETNLVGGVDNQVLDNLRNKIEHATEELKGLNETILKKTISACDKTKENKIVSLERENKVLKKMLEGANQELELLRSTLEDVSKEKEFLKTLAATAESWKFWDNNLYTAIS